The proteins below come from a single Rhizobium sp. BT04 genomic window:
- a CDS encoding O-acetylhomoserine aminocarboxypropyltransferase has protein sequence MAKNDPGFNTLAIHAGAQPDPATGARVTPIYQTTAFVFNDSDHAAALFGLQAFGNIYSRIMNPTQAVLEERVAALEGGTAALAVASGHAAQMIVFHTIMRPGENFIAANRLYGGSINQFGHAFENFGWQVRWADPADPASFESQIDEKTRGIFIESLANPGGTFVDIAAIADVAHRNGLPLIVDNTMATPYLIRPIEHGADIVVHSLTKFLGGHGNSMGGLIVDGGTFDWSKSGNYPMLSSPRPEYNGMVLHATFGNFAFAIAARVLGLRDLGPALSPFNAFLILTGIETLPLRMQRHSDNAIAVAKWLKAHSKIAWVNYAGLDDDPNHALQQRYSPKGAGSVFTFGVKGGYEAGKTLVEGLELFSHLANIGDTRSLVIHPASTTHRQLTDDQKIIAGAGPDVVRLSVGIEDVKDIIADLEQALSKI, from the coding sequence ATGGCCAAGAACGATCCGGGTTTCAACACGTTGGCGATCCATGCCGGCGCGCAGCCCGATCCGGCGACCGGGGCGCGGGTCACGCCGATTTACCAGACGACGGCTTTCGTCTTCAATGATTCCGATCATGCCGCCGCCCTCTTCGGCCTGCAGGCCTTCGGCAACATCTACAGCCGCATCATGAACCCGACGCAGGCCGTGCTCGAGGAGCGCGTCGCAGCACTCGAGGGCGGCACGGCAGCACTTGCCGTCGCCTCCGGCCATGCAGCGCAGATGATCGTCTTCCACACGATCATGCGCCCCGGCGAGAATTTCATCGCCGCCAACCGGCTCTATGGCGGCTCGATCAACCAGTTCGGCCATGCCTTCGAGAATTTCGGCTGGCAGGTGCGCTGGGCCGATCCCGCCGATCCGGCAAGCTTCGAAAGCCAGATCGACGAGAAGACGCGCGGCATCTTCATCGAAAGCCTGGCCAATCCAGGCGGCACCTTCGTCGATATCGCCGCGATCGCCGACGTCGCGCATCGCAATGGTCTGCCGCTGATCGTCGACAATACGATGGCGACACCCTATCTCATCCGCCCGATCGAGCACGGTGCCGATATCGTCGTGCATTCGCTGACGAAGTTTCTCGGCGGCCACGGCAATTCCATGGGCGGCCTCATCGTCGACGGCGGCACCTTCGACTGGTCGAAGTCAGGCAACTACCCGATGTTGTCGAGCCCGCGGCCGGAATATAACGGCATGGTCCTGCACGCCACCTTCGGCAATTTCGCCTTCGCGATCGCCGCCCGCGTGCTTGGCTTGCGCGATCTCGGCCCGGCGCTATCGCCCTTCAACGCCTTTCTGATTCTCACCGGCATCGAAACGCTGCCGCTTCGGATGCAGCGTCACAGCGACAATGCGATCGCCGTCGCAAAATGGCTGAAGGCGCACAGCAAGATCGCCTGGGTGAATTATGCCGGCCTCGACGACGACCCGAACCACGCGCTGCAGCAGCGATACTCGCCGAAGGGCGCAGGCTCCGTCTTCACCTTCGGCGTCAAGGGCGGCTACGAGGCGGGCAAGACCCTGGTCGAGGGGCTGGAGCTCTTCTCCCATCTTGCCAATATCGGCGACACCCGCTCGCTCGTCATCCATCCGGCCTCGACGACGCACCGGCAGCTGACCGACGACCAGAAGATCATCGCCGGCGCCGGGCCCGATGTGGTGCGCCTTTCCGTCGGCATCGAGGACGTCAAGGACATCATCGCCGATCTCGAACAAGCGCTCTCGAAGATCTGA